Proteins encoded by one window of Nitrincola iocasae:
- a CDS encoding electron transfer flavoprotein subunit beta/FixA family protein: MKVLVTVKRVIDYNVKVRVKADNTDVDLKNVKMAVNPFCEIAVEQAVRLKEAGKASEVIVVSMGPQNAQEQLRTALAMGADRAILVKSEEALESLTVAKILAKIIEEEQPGLVIMGKQSIDTDNNQTGQMLAALTGMSQGTFISGLELSDTEAQVVREIDGGLQTLAVKLPAILTVDLRLNEPRYASLPNIMKAKKKPLDTKSPEDYGVEVKANTKLLKVEPPAERQAGIKVASVAELVDKLKNEAKVI, encoded by the coding sequence ATGAAGGTACTAGTTACGGTCAAACGTGTGATCGACTATAACGTGAAAGTGCGCGTCAAAGCGGACAACACGGATGTCGACCTGAAAAATGTCAAAATGGCAGTCAACCCGTTTTGCGAAATCGCCGTTGAGCAAGCTGTGCGGTTGAAAGAAGCGGGTAAGGCTTCTGAAGTGATTGTCGTGTCCATGGGACCTCAGAATGCACAGGAACAGCTGCGTACGGCCCTTGCTATGGGTGCGGATCGGGCGATTCTGGTCAAGTCTGAAGAGGCTCTGGAATCTCTGACAGTGGCGAAGATTTTGGCAAAAATCATTGAAGAAGAGCAGCCGGGCCTGGTGATCATGGGTAAACAGTCCATCGATACCGACAATAATCAGACCGGTCAGATGCTGGCGGCTTTGACGGGTATGTCGCAGGGCACGTTTATTTCAGGTCTTGAATTGAGTGACACTGAAGCACAGGTTGTGCGTGAAATTGACGGAGGTCTGCAGACCCTGGCGGTCAAACTGCCAGCAATACTCACCGTGGATCTGCGCTTGAACGAACCCCGTTATGCCTCACTTCCCAATATCATGAAAGCCAAGAAAAAACCGCTGGATACCAAATCACCGGAAGACTATGGCGTTGAAGTGAAAGCGAACACCAAACTGCTAAAAGTCGAGCCACCGGCTGAACGTCAGGCAGGTATTAAGGTAGCCAGCGTCGCTGAGCTGGTCGACAAACTGAAAAACGAAGCGAAGGTGATCTGA
- a CDS encoding electron transfer flavoprotein subunit alpha/FixB family protein has translation MAILLIAEHDNALLKSATLSTVTAATQIGGDIDLLVVGNGCAAAADAAAKVPGVRKVLLADNAVYDHEIAENVAALIKEIAADYSHILAPATTNGKNFMPRVAALLDVGQISEIMSVESADTFKRPIYAGNAIATVQSLDAVKVITVRGTSFDPAAIEGGSASVESLSQVTDTGLSRLVSEELAQSDRPELTTAKIIVSGGRGMGDKAHFEMLETLADKLGAAVGATRAAVDAGFVANDYQIGQTGKVVAPELYIGVGLSGAIQHLAGMKDSKVIVAINKDEDAPIFQVADYGLVADLFEAVPELEKSL, from the coding sequence ATGGCTATTTTACTGATTGCTGAACATGATAATGCGCTGTTGAAATCAGCGACCCTGTCTACCGTCACAGCGGCCACCCAAATTGGTGGCGATATTGACCTGCTGGTCGTGGGTAATGGCTGTGCTGCTGCGGCTGATGCGGCGGCGAAGGTGCCAGGTGTACGTAAGGTACTGTTGGCTGATAATGCCGTTTATGATCATGAGATTGCAGAAAACGTAGCGGCGCTGATTAAAGAGATCGCCGCTGACTACAGCCACATTCTGGCACCAGCGACTACTAACGGTAAAAACTTCATGCCGCGTGTTGCAGCACTGCTGGATGTAGGACAGATTTCTGAAATCATGTCGGTAGAGTCTGCCGATACTTTCAAACGTCCGATTTATGCCGGTAATGCGATTGCAACGGTTCAGTCTCTGGATGCTGTCAAAGTGATCACCGTGCGCGGTACTTCATTTGATCCAGCCGCAATCGAAGGTGGATCGGCGAGTGTTGAAAGCCTGTCTCAGGTGACCGATACCGGTTTGAGCCGTTTGGTTTCTGAAGAACTGGCGCAGTCTGATCGCCCTGAACTGACGACCGCTAAGATCATCGTTTCCGGTGGTCGTGGTATGGGCGATAAAGCCCATTTTGAAATGTTGGAAACGCTGGCGGATAAACTCGGTGCCGCCGTAGGTGCAACTCGTGCAGCGGTAGATGCTGGTTTTGTTGCCAATGACTATCAGATAGGTCAAACCGGTAAGGTGGTCGCACCTGAGCTGTATATTGGTGTGGGCTTATCCGGAGCCATCCAGCATTTGGCCGGTATGAAAGACTCCAAGGTGATTGTTGCCATCAATAAAGATGAAGATGCACCTATCTTCCAGGTCGCGGACTATGGTTTGGTCGCTGATCTGTTTGAGGCTGTACCTGAGTTGGAAAAATCGCTCTGA
- a CDS encoding DUF4123 domain-containing protein encodes MNSFLGHCYASRADEQVHLVAAVFCADRNDYETMVAEALRAQGYQFYWTDDVLPALSWVARYPAAGGAVLARSVNEEQRVALGPMTVQAGSDDATAQDQSWLQIEEIGLITPLDAQFGVYPKKNVPDALYEALFGQLDPTEAERTEFGDDTPPLATYAVLDAAKMPYLLTSLLESSDLQYRSLFQGEAQYELAEHAPYLVELTEDSDFTRRLFTGPEGLCGLWERELGIFLRSRTGFEALRKHLRKFTKVQGEDGKWFYFRFWEGAYLRGFCENLDHQMASNMLSINGSPIRILATLRRNSYILCLKSLAEARPFVLSGVLLQDLRQARGEAFLCETLTWMKSHYADLPADDEIMASFRRELPYLESLAIRSAYAMRYALTGFVLLGARYEPFDEQMRKTLEQIDRDDAKRAEDFLRMVQTQIRSNI; translated from the coding sequence ATGAATTCATTCCTTGGTCATTGCTACGCCTCGCGCGCGGATGAACAGGTTCATCTGGTTGCGGCGGTATTTTGCGCGGATCGAAATGACTATGAAACAATGGTCGCGGAGGCGCTGCGTGCGCAGGGGTATCAGTTTTACTGGACTGATGATGTCCTGCCTGCTCTTTCTTGGGTAGCGCGATATCCAGCAGCGGGGGGCGCAGTATTAGCACGCTCGGTGAATGAAGAGCAGCGCGTCGCACTTGGACCGATGACCGTGCAAGCTGGCTCAGACGATGCGACAGCACAAGACCAGAGCTGGCTTCAGATCGAAGAGATTGGCCTCATCACACCGCTGGATGCACAATTTGGTGTGTACCCGAAGAAGAATGTACCCGATGCGCTGTACGAAGCGCTGTTCGGCCAGCTCGACCCAACCGAGGCTGAACGTACCGAATTTGGCGACGACACCCCGCCGCTGGCCACCTATGCCGTGCTGGACGCGGCCAAGATGCCGTATTTACTGACCAGCCTGCTGGAGAGCTCTGACCTGCAGTATCGGTCGCTGTTTCAGGGCGAGGCACAATACGAACTGGCCGAGCACGCACCCTATCTGGTGGAACTAACCGAGGACAGTGACTTCACCCGTCGCCTGTTCACTGGCCCTGAAGGACTGTGCGGGCTGTGGGAGAGAGAACTCGGCATATTCCTGCGCTCCCGAACCGGATTTGAGGCGCTGCGCAAGCATCTGCGCAAATTCACCAAGGTGCAGGGTGAAGACGGGAAATGGTTTTATTTCAGGTTTTGGGAGGGGGCATACCTGCGTGGTTTTTGCGAAAATCTGGATCATCAAATGGCCAGCAATATGTTGTCGATAAATGGCAGCCCAATAAGAATCCTGGCCACACTTCGCCGGAATTCTTACATATTATGTCTGAAGTCTTTGGCGGAGGCCCGACCTTTTGTGTTGTCTGGAGTTTTGCTACAAGACCTGCGTCAAGCGCGTGGAGAGGCCTTCTTGTGTGAAACCCTCACCTGGATGAAATCCCACTACGCTGATCTTCCTGCAGATGACGAAATCATGGCGTCGTTTAGGCGCGAGCTGCCATACCTTGAGAGCCTTGCCATACGGTCTGCCTATGCTATGCGTTACGCTCTGACCGGTTTTGTTTTACTTGGGGCTCGATACGAACCGTTTGATGAGCAAATGCGGAAAACACTTGAGCAGATCGACCGCGATGATGCTAAACGCGCAGAGGACTTTTTACGGATGGTCCAGACACAAATAAGGTCAAACATATGA
- a CDS encoding CHAP domain-containing protein, translating into MTTTEILPPNDASRQDFDAVVAPCSGELTVSLHYGNDADTVLPYMRDSQVLVGGEVTVKISGPIRREESTTTGEVTFSNIPCGQYVIEAMFTGTDALVERALLEVGSTRWAFVEKVKSFDGKMSMRHGTNKCNFFIYDMIEQVYGSSPAYTYARRWSWLRGDNTVPALARHWAEEDNSESDPTPEWQNIQFQNGRNPVSPGSILAIESQSALASGHVGIITYPEDGQGLAQVTNACHHTVVIMQGKTISANARQIVNNDWGFRTSEDDGERSINYPSAGVEVKNEEEK; encoded by the coding sequence ATGACGACTACAGAGATACTTCCTCCCAACGATGCTTCTCGACAGGACTTTGATGCGGTGGTCGCGCCCTGCTCAGGCGAGCTAACGGTTTCCCTGCATTATGGCAACGATGCGGATACCGTGCTGCCTTATATGCGCGACAGCCAAGTGCTGGTCGGTGGCGAAGTCACTGTGAAAATTTCTGGACCGATTCGGCGAGAAGAGTCGACAACCACCGGAGAGGTTACGTTTTCCAATATCCCTTGTGGACAATACGTGATCGAAGCTATGTTTACGGGAACGGACGCGCTGGTGGAGAGAGCTTTGCTAGAGGTCGGTAGTACGCGGTGGGCTTTCGTCGAGAAGGTGAAATCGTTTGACGGTAAAATGTCGATGAGGCATGGAACCAACAAGTGCAATTTTTTCATTTACGATATGATTGAGCAAGTATATGGCAGCTCCCCTGCGTATACTTATGCTCGTCGGTGGAGCTGGCTCAGGGGTGATAACACGGTTCCGGCACTGGCGCGACATTGGGCTGAAGAGGATAACTCTGAATCCGATCCAACACCTGAATGGCAAAACATCCAATTTCAGAACGGGCGCAATCCTGTATCGCCGGGATCAATTTTGGCGATTGAATCGCAAAGTGCGCTGGCATCCGGTCATGTTGGCATTATCACATATCCAGAGGACGGCCAGGGTCTTGCACAGGTGACCAACGCCTGTCATCACACTGTTGTAATTATGCAGGGCAAGACGATTTCGGCTAATGCTCGTCAGATAGTAAATAATGATTGGGGCTTTCGAACTAGTGAGGACGATGGCGAAAGAAGCATAAATTACCCATCGGCAGGAGTCGAAGTAAAGAATGAGGAAGAAAAGTGA
- a CDS encoding carbon storage regulator, producing the protein MKLGDDICLTVTCINGGQLRFGITAPKEINIVRSELIDKEQPPPNLNAVSEVNSDKACFTTAFW; encoded by the coding sequence ATCAAACTAGGCGATGACATATGCCTTACCGTCACTTGTATAAATGGTGGACAACTCAGGTTCGGCATAACTGCACCTAAAGAGATAAATATCGTCAGATCAGAACTCATCGATAAAGAGCAGCCCCCTCCAAACCTCAATGCCGTCTCAGAGGTGAATTCCGACAAAGCCTGTTTTACGACCGCGTTTTGGTAA
- the aroA gene encoding 3-phosphoshikimate 1-carboxyvinyltransferase, with the protein MDSLTLNPLCRAEGEVQLPGSKSLSNRLLLLAALAEGETRITNLLDSDDVKHMLNALTQLGVHYQLSDDRRTCTLTGTGKPFSTDQALELFLGNAGTAMRPLCAALCLGRGDFTLTGEPRMSERPIRDLVDALRPLGAEVTYLDNDGYPPLTLHANGLKGGHVSIRGNISSQFLTALLMAAPLAENDLIIDVEGELVSKPYIDITLHSMQLFGIKVENENYKRFTIKAGQTYVSPGDVMVEGDASSASYFLAAAAIAGGTVRVYGVGSESVQGDKAFADVLAQMGAKVNYGPTWIEVSRGDTLNGIDVDLNAIPDAAMTIATTALFAQGPTAIRNVYNWRVKETDRLSAMATELRKVGADVVEGEDFIEITPPARLTSAAIDTYDDHRMAMCFSLAAFGDVPITINDPGCTRKTFPEYFDLFRAITKTRS; encoded by the coding sequence ATGGATAGCCTGACACTAAATCCGCTTTGCCGCGCCGAAGGCGAGGTACAACTTCCAGGCTCAAAAAGCCTGTCGAACCGCTTGCTGCTGCTGGCAGCCCTGGCTGAGGGCGAAACCCGCATTACCAACCTGCTGGACAGCGATGACGTCAAACATATGCTCAACGCATTGACGCAGCTAGGTGTTCACTATCAACTTTCTGATGATCGCCGCACTTGTACCCTGACAGGTACGGGAAAGCCCTTCAGCACAGATCAGGCTTTGGAATTATTCCTCGGCAATGCCGGTACCGCCATGCGTCCACTCTGCGCGGCACTTTGCCTGGGTCGTGGTGATTTCACCCTGACCGGTGAACCGCGCATGTCTGAGCGTCCGATTCGTGATCTGGTAGATGCCTTACGCCCACTGGGTGCCGAGGTGACCTATTTAGACAATGACGGCTATCCACCGCTGACACTGCATGCTAATGGCCTCAAAGGCGGACACGTCAGCATTCGTGGCAATATTTCCAGCCAGTTTCTGACCGCTTTGTTGATGGCCGCACCCTTGGCTGAAAATGATCTGATCATCGATGTTGAAGGCGAACTGGTTTCTAAACCCTACATAGATATTACGCTGCACAGTATGCAACTTTTCGGCATTAAAGTCGAGAATGAGAATTATAAGCGTTTTACTATCAAAGCCGGTCAGACCTACGTTTCACCCGGTGACGTGATGGTTGAAGGCGATGCCTCTTCCGCCTCCTACTTTTTAGCTGCCGCCGCTATCGCTGGCGGAACTGTCCGGGTGTATGGCGTTGGTTCAGAAAGTGTTCAGGGCGACAAAGCCTTCGCCGACGTGCTGGCTCAGATGGGCGCAAAGGTCAACTATGGCCCAACCTGGATAGAAGTTAGCCGCGGTGACACACTCAACGGCATAGATGTGGATCTGAACGCCATACCGGATGCCGCCATGACTATCGCCACCACCGCATTGTTTGCTCAAGGCCCAACAGCGATTCGCAATGTGTACAACTGGCGAGTCAAAGAAACCGACCGCCTCAGTGCCATGGCGACTGAACTGCGTAAAGTCGGTGCAGACGTAGTCGAAGGTGAGGACTTTATTGAAATCACTCCCCCTGCCCGCTTAACCTCAGCGGCCATCGACACCTACGACGATCACCGCATGGCCATGTGCTTTTCACTGGCCGCCTTTGGCGATGTCCCCATCACCATTAACGATCCAGGCTGTACCCGCAAAACTTTTCCGGAGTATTTTGATTTGTTTAGGGCTATTACCAAAACGCGGTCGTAA
- a CDS encoding ABC transporter ATP-binding protein, with the protein MSEGSSSLYTWQSIWRVALSHRRELIMANVIAVLAAVAAVPVPLLMPLLVDEVLLDQPASIVAGVNQVFPVEWQGPALYIFSVFAFTVLLRISAILLNVWQARQFTIISKDLIFQIRASLLGHLQRISMAEYETLGSGRVASHFVTDLDTVDRFVGSSISRLLVAFLSILGTAIILLWMHWQLALFILFLNPFVIWLTMLIGKRVKDLKKQENLSYEVFQGALTETLDAIQQIRASNREQHYLSRLVNTARDVRDHSSRFEWQSDAASRFSFLVFLIGFDLFRSVAMLMVLFSDLSVGQMMAVFGYLWFMMGPVQEILGIQYAWFGAKAALARVNRLMELKEEPRYPALTDPFKTKTSVSIDLEDIHFSYSPGQEVLRGISLHIPAGKKVALVGASGGGKSTLVQVLLGLYPATRGDVRFNGVSVREIGYSRVREKVATVLQQPALFNGTVRDNLMMGHELTDEQCWQALKVAQLDHFVEQELPDQLDTLVGRQGVRLSGGQRQRLAIARMVLSDPAVVILDEATSALDTGTEARLHEAMKRFLQNRTTIIVAHRLSAVKQADEVYVFEDGQIAEQGSHDELLQQQGLYKKLYGSNQLA; encoded by the coding sequence GTGTCTGAAGGATCTTCCTCTCTCTATACCTGGCAGTCGATCTGGCGTGTGGCCTTAAGCCATCGTCGTGAATTGATTATGGCCAATGTGATTGCTGTGCTTGCGGCTGTCGCAGCGGTGCCTGTCCCACTTCTGATGCCGCTGTTGGTAGATGAAGTGTTACTGGATCAACCTGCCAGCATTGTAGCTGGGGTTAACCAGGTGTTTCCGGTGGAGTGGCAGGGGCCGGCCTTGTATATTTTTTCGGTATTTGCGTTCACGGTGTTGTTACGTATTAGCGCCATATTGTTGAATGTCTGGCAGGCGCGTCAGTTTACTATTATTTCCAAAGACCTGATTTTTCAAATACGTGCTTCGTTGCTGGGGCATTTGCAGCGTATCTCCATGGCCGAGTATGAGACGCTGGGTAGTGGCCGGGTCGCGTCTCATTTTGTCACCGATCTGGATACCGTCGATCGCTTTGTCGGCAGTTCAATCAGCCGTTTGTTGGTAGCGTTTTTATCAATACTGGGGACGGCGATTATTCTGTTATGGATGCATTGGCAACTGGCGCTGTTTATTTTGTTTCTGAATCCATTTGTCATCTGGCTGACAATGTTGATTGGCAAACGGGTTAAGGATCTTAAGAAGCAGGAGAATCTGTCTTATGAGGTATTTCAGGGGGCACTGACCGAAACGCTGGATGCGATTCAGCAGATACGTGCGAGTAACCGTGAGCAACATTACCTTAGCAGACTGGTGAACACAGCGCGTGATGTCAGGGATCATTCCAGCCGCTTCGAATGGCAGTCGGATGCGGCGAGCCGTTTTAGCTTTCTGGTATTTTTGATCGGTTTCGATCTGTTCCGCTCTGTTGCCATGTTGATGGTGCTGTTTTCTGATCTGTCGGTCGGACAAATGATGGCCGTGTTTGGCTATCTCTGGTTTATGATGGGACCGGTACAGGAAATACTCGGTATTCAATATGCCTGGTTCGGTGCCAAAGCGGCCCTGGCTCGGGTGAATCGCTTGATGGAGCTTAAAGAAGAGCCCCGTTACCCGGCTCTGACTGATCCTTTCAAAACGAAAACCAGTGTCAGTATCGATCTGGAAGACATTCATTTTAGTTACAGTCCCGGACAGGAGGTGTTGCGCGGGATTTCACTGCACATTCCAGCCGGTAAAAAAGTGGCGTTGGTAGGGGCAAGCGGGGGCGGTAAATCAACCCTGGTTCAGGTGTTGCTGGGGCTCTACCCTGCTACCCGGGGTGATGTGCGCTTTAATGGCGTCTCTGTACGTGAAATTGGTTATTCCAGAGTCAGGGAAAAGGTTGCAACGGTATTGCAACAGCCCGCGCTGTTCAATGGCACTGTGCGTGATAACTTAATGATGGGTCATGAACTTACCGATGAACAATGCTGGCAGGCGCTCAAGGTTGCGCAGCTTGATCACTTTGTAGAACAGGAACTGCCCGATCAATTAGATACCCTGGTGGGGCGCCAGGGGGTGCGGTTATCCGGTGGGCAGCGACAGCGCCTGGCGATTGCACGCATGGTGCTCAGTGATCCGGCGGTGGTGATTCTGGATGAAGCTACCTCTGCACTGGATACAGGTACTGAGGCCCGCTTGCATGAGGCGATGAAACGCTTTTTGCAAAATCGCACCACCATTATTGTGGCGCATAGGTTAAGTGCGGTAAAGCAGGCCGATGAAGTGTATGTGTTTGAAGATGGTCAAATAGCCGAGCAGGGCAGTCATGATGAGTTATTGCAGCAGCAGGGTCTTTACAAAAAACTGTATGGCTCTAATCAACTGGCTTGA
- a CDS encoding outer membrane lipoprotein produces MNKKSVAYLTILLSGTVLLSGCAQSTLTGTSYSRGEARQAQSVQTGRVESVVPIIIEGRTDGVVGAGTGAVVGGVLGHQIGGGTGQQLATVLGAVAGGIAGQRVEEATSRRQGVEITVRLDNGSAVSVVQEVDQNQVFSPGDRVRVLGQGSTMRVTY; encoded by the coding sequence ATGAATAAAAAATCAGTGGCCTATCTGACCATCCTGCTCAGTGGCACGGTACTGCTGAGTGGTTGTGCGCAATCTACGCTAACCGGCACCAGCTATAGCCGTGGAGAAGCCCGTCAGGCACAGTCAGTACAAACAGGCCGTGTTGAGTCCGTTGTGCCTATTATTATTGAAGGTCGCACCGATGGTGTAGTGGGTGCAGGTACCGGTGCTGTAGTCGGTGGCGTTTTGGGTCATCAGATAGGTGGTGGTACTGGCCAGCAATTGGCTACGGTACTGGGCGCTGTGGCTGGTGGTATTGCCGGACAGCGTGTTGAAGAAGCGACCAGCCGTCGTCAGGGTGTGGAAATCACCGTTCGTCTGGATAATGGCTCAGCCGTTTCTGTAGTGCAGGAAGTGGATCAGAACCAGGTATTCAGCCCCGGTGATCGTGTCCGCGTTCTGGGACAAGGCAGCACCATGCGGGTAACCTATTAA
- a CDS encoding YecA/YgfB family protein, protein MTAASTGLITEAELDQLEAFLFSSAVSEDALDLIGTHGLLCAVNISPEKVPEQEWLDLLFDSEPNWESEAQKTDIIGLLRKLNHTIGHDLYNDQETLLPCELTLDTDEDDEEDTTELTIWAQSFMEGVFMREESWFGEDEETVAGMLLPIMVASELFDDPEILEIRQDRALSEEMAEQIPELLVDLYLYYHAPDK, encoded by the coding sequence ATGACTGCAGCCAGCACCGGTTTGATCACAGAAGCTGAACTTGACCAGCTAGAAGCCTTTCTTTTTTCATCCGCTGTATCTGAGGATGCCTTGGATTTAATTGGAACGCACGGTCTGTTGTGTGCGGTGAATATCAGCCCGGAAAAGGTACCTGAGCAGGAGTGGCTGGATCTGTTGTTCGATTCGGAACCCAACTGGGAATCTGAAGCGCAGAAAACAGATATTATTGGCCTGTTGCGCAAGCTAAATCACACCATTGGTCATGATCTGTATAACGATCAGGAAACACTGCTGCCCTGTGAGCTAACCCTGGATACCGATGAAGACGACGAAGAAGACACCACGGAACTGACCATCTGGGCACAGTCCTTTATGGAAGGTGTGTTCATGCGTGAAGAAAGCTGGTTTGGCGAAGATGAGGAAACTGTAGCCGGTATGCTGTTGCCGATTATGGTGGCGTCTGAATTGTTTGATGACCCTGAAATTCTGGAGATTCGCCAGGATCGTGCGTTAAGCGAAGAGATGGCGGAGCAGATTCCGGAGTTGTTGGTGGATCTGTATTTGTATTATCACGCGCCGGATAAGTAA
- a CDS encoding class I SAM-dependent methyltransferase, with translation MSTLETTQAYLERHHGGDGALAAKRTLESHQRNHDAHFQAFWNQHVNLSSEATCHLVDLGCGPGLFLKDLQQRYPNARLTGIECAPYMLNQVDKLPDAIQIKVADLNTDLPELFAVNSLDVALANRLIHELHQPVSLFRNLFHWLKPGGVFILVDMVRQPLKSYLTHELKGASLTDSTLTDVQLLATFQHYLEHNRYHSQDLCDLLTMCGFELLASESIRSGRAVQIAVRKP, from the coding sequence ATGTCCACTCTCGAAACCACTCAGGCTTATCTTGAACGTCATCATGGTGGCGATGGAGCTCTGGCCGCCAAGCGTACCCTGGAAAGCCATCAGCGCAATCATGATGCGCATTTTCAGGCATTCTGGAATCAGCATGTCAATCTGAGCTCCGAAGCCACGTGTCATCTGGTCGATTTGGGCTGTGGGCCGGGGCTGTTTCTGAAGGATCTGCAGCAGCGCTACCCCAATGCCAGGCTGACCGGTATTGAGTGCGCACCCTATATGCTCAATCAGGTGGATAAGTTGCCGGATGCCATTCAGATTAAGGTCGCTGATCTGAATACGGATCTGCCTGAACTGTTTGCAGTCAACAGTCTGGATGTGGCGCTTGCCAATCGGTTGATTCACGAGTTGCATCAGCCTGTCAGCCTGTTTCGCAATCTGTTCCATTGGCTAAAACCTGGTGGCGTGTTTATTCTGGTGGATATGGTGCGCCAGCCACTGAAAAGCTACCTGACACATGAACTCAAGGGTGCTTCATTAACTGACTCGACACTGACCGATGTGCAGTTGCTGGCAACGTTTCAGCATTATCTGGAGCATAATCGCTATCATAGTCAGGACCTGTGCGATCTGCTGACGATGTGTGGTTTTGAGTTACTCGCCTCTGAATCTATCCGCAGTGGCCGTGCAGTACAGATTGCTGTGCGTAAACCCTGA
- a CDS encoding helix-turn-helix transcriptional regulator yields the protein MSTLEQQRLWLIELLAWWEGRVNTSDLVREFNISRQSASKSINLYLTLQPDSLTYNTHQKVYQPTATFKPNYLNNDVAEYLEWATRHSSTLGLNVPLPYDDVPLPPRHIQPEMMRQLVQAIREHRALEVDYVSLSNPDREGRILVPHSFVKTGLRWHLRAWCEKSQEYRDFVLSRFRGIPDLEQVSDKTGEDDHAWHTLAEVIFAPDQRLTPAQKEVIETDYQMHNGELRITTRACLIQYLIQEMQVNTKMLDPDPKAQQLVLVNKDDISEWLF from the coding sequence GTGAGCACTCTGGAACAACAGCGACTTTGGTTGATTGAGCTACTGGCCTGGTGGGAAGGTCGGGTGAACACCTCCGACCTGGTGCGAGAGTTCAATATTTCCCGTCAGTCAGCCAGCAAGAGCATTAACCTCTACCTGACCCTTCAACCCGATAGCCTGACCTACAATACCCACCAAAAAGTCTATCAGCCAACCGCAACCTTCAAGCCTAACTACCTGAACAATGATGTGGCGGAATACCTGGAATGGGCAACCCGCCATAGCAGCACCCTGGGCCTGAATGTACCCCTCCCTTACGACGACGTCCCACTACCGCCGCGTCACATACAGCCCGAAATGATGCGCCAACTGGTCCAGGCAATACGCGAACATCGAGCCCTGGAAGTCGATTATGTCTCCCTCAGCAACCCCGACCGGGAAGGTCGAATCCTTGTCCCTCACAGTTTTGTAAAAACCGGCCTGCGCTGGCACCTGAGAGCCTGGTGTGAAAAAAGCCAGGAATACCGTGATTTTGTACTCAGTCGCTTCCGAGGTATACCCGATCTGGAGCAAGTATCGGATAAAACCGGCGAAGATGACCACGCCTGGCATACTCTGGCGGAGGTGATCTTCGCCCCCGATCAACGCCTGACACCCGCCCAGAAAGAGGTAATCGAAACCGATTACCAGATGCACAACGGCGAACTGCGCATCACCACCCGAGCCTGCCTGATTCAGTATCTGATCCAGGAAATGCAAGTGAATACCAAAATGCTGGACCCGGACCCCAAAGCGCAGCAGTTGGTGCTAGTCAACAAAGATGACATATCTGAGTGGCTTTTTTAG